From Phragmites australis chromosome 5, lpPhrAust1.1, whole genome shotgun sequence, a single genomic window includes:
- the LOC133917672 gene encoding E3 ubiquitin-protein ligase PUB23-like yields the protein MEEPSHLFLCPISMELMDDPVTVSTGVTYDRRSIERWIFAYGRATCPATMQSLANLDLTPNHTLKRVIDSWLDRATPSTSPSTSSLSSPAHELATPQSRMLEGERLRSALANLGDTPFKVTALKNMRTSMAGDLVMQCEFVSSGGIQVVGRVMAQALAESGAGGDFSAFTVCEEAAAVLSVLPLADAALVGLVLAPECLRPVLALLQRGSTEARLHALDILTKISNAGAGDWTAGVDVDDVLKSLLELLSDESSTRLSSRALDVLLDVVERSRSGPAKAVEVGAVHVLVELLADADDRHSAERILLLLKRLCKCPEGRLAFAEHALSVAAVARTMLRVSELATQLAVKVLWLVSVVAPSEKVLEDMVLTGAVAKLLGLLHVESPPATKQKTVRMVRINGGFWKQYPCFPTDLRGYLRLLD from the coding sequence ATGGAGGAACCTTCTCACCTGTTCCTGTGCCCCATCTCCATGGAGCTCATGGACGACCCCGTCACGGTGTCCACCGGAGTCACCTACGACCGCCGTAGCATCGAGCGGTGGATCTTCGCGTACGGCAGGGCCACATGCCCGGCCACCATGCAGTCGCTCGCCAACCTTGACCTCACCCCCAACCACACCCTCAAGCGCGTCATCGACTCCTGGCTCGACCGCGCCACCCCCTCGACGTCGCCGTCGACGTCGTCATTGTCGAGTCCGGCCCACGAGCTGGCCACGCCGCAGTCCCGGATGCTGGAGGGGGAGCGGCTGCGGTCGGCGCTGGCCAACCTCGGGGATACGCCGTTCAAGGTGACCGCGCTCAAGAACATGAGGACCAGCATGGCCGGCGACCTGGTCATGCAGTGCGAGTTCGTGTCCTCGGGAGGCATCCAGGTGGTCGGCCGGGTGATGGCGCAGGCGCTCGCGGAGAGCGGCGCGGGCGGCGACTTCTCCGCGTTCACGGTGTGCGAGGAGGCCGCCGCGGTGCTCTCCGTGCTCCCGCTCGCGGACGCGGCGTTGGTGGGGCTCGTCCTTGCGCCGGAGTGCTTGAGACCGGTGCTGGCATTGCTCCAGCGCGGCAGCACCGAGGCGAGGCTGCACGCCTTGGACATCCTCACCAAGATATCCaatgccggcgccggcgactgGACCGCCGGCGTCGACGTTGACGATGTGCTCAAGTCCCTCCTCGAGCTTCTGTCCGACGAGAGCTCCACGAGGCTCAGCTCCCGCGCGCTCGACGTGCTCCTGGACGTCGTGGAACGGTCCCGGAGCGGACCCGCCAAGGCCGTGGAGGTCGGCGCCGTGCACGTCCTTGTCGAGCTCCTCGCCGACGCCGATGACCGCCACAGCGCCGAGCGGATACTGCTGCTCCTCAAGCGCCTGTGCAAGTGTCCCGAGGGCCGCCTGGCCTTCGCGGAGCACGCCCTGTCGGTGGCGGCTGTGGCGAGGACGATGCTGCGGGTGTCGGAGCTGGCCACCCAGCTGGCCGTCAAGGTGCTGTGGCTCGTGTCCGTGGTGGCGCCTTCGGAGAAGGTCCTGGAGGACATGGTGCTGACCGGCGCAGTGGCGAAGCTGCTGGGGCTGCTGCACGTCGAGAGCCCACCGGCGACGAAGCAGAAGACGGTGAGGATGGTGAGGATCAATGGCGGGTTCTGGAAGCAGTACCCGTGCTTCCCTACCGATCTCAGGGGTTACCTGAGGCTGCTCGACTGA